From the genome of Sphingobacteriales bacterium:
AAAAAGTTTTTCAGTCTGATGCTGTTTTCTGATGATCTGCTGAAAAGTATAATCGTGCTTTTTGTTCATACCGGATGAAACAATCGATACCGATGCCAGTCCAAGATTGACCACGTTCCAGTAAACATTTCCCTGCCAAAGATAATGCAAAGCCGACAAAGTTGTCTTTGACTGAAAATATACCCCTGTACCTATATTCATCACCGACCAACCTGCCAGCGTAAACATACCAAAACGGTTAATCCGGCTGTATTCATGATAATATTCATCAGGAAACGATTGATATTCCGGCAGTGATTGAAACATTCCGGCAGAAAAAACTCTGTCGTCAGCATTAAATGAATAATCCCTGAGCTGTGCCTTAGAAAATAAGCTCATGAACATTATTATCGTAAAAAGGCAGATTATTTTAAATAAATTCATCAGACAAAGGTAATAAATTTTACAAAAATCAACTTTCAGATTACCTTTGAGCTTCATAAGATGATTTCAAATGAAAAAAACAGCCATCATTTTATTATCGCTTTTCACCGTTACAGGATTAAAAGCCGAAAAACCCGATTCATTAAAATATTGGAAAACAGGTGGAATGGGGTCTTTGCTATTTTCACAACTTTCCCTGACCAACTGGGCAGCAGGAGGACAAAACTCCATTTCGTTTAATAGTTTTTTTAACCTTTTCTCTAATTATAAAAAAGAGAAAACCACGTGGGACAATACTTTCGATATTGCCTACGGAATTACAAAACAAAACGGTCTGCCATCCCGCAAAGCTGACGACAGAATAGAATTAAATTCGAAATATGGCCAATATGCCTTTAAACACTGGTATTATTCAGGATTATTGCAACTCAAATCGCAGATGGCTTACGGATACAAATATCCAAACGACTCTGTCAGAATTTCTTCCTTTATGGCTCCGGGCTATCTGTCGGTGGCTATTGGTATGGACTTCAAGCCTTCTGCAAAATTTACCCTTTTCATTTCCCCGCTTACTGGTAAGGGAACCTTTGTCATCGACACTTTTTTATCCAATAAAGGGCTTTTTGGGGTGGATGCCGGAAAAAAGTTCCGGGGCGAATTTGGCGGATTTATCAAATCCATGTTTAAATATGAAATCACAAAAAACATTACCTTTCAGACCAAGATCGACCTTTTCAGCAATTATCTCAAAGAACCCCAGGCCATTGACGTGAACTGGGAAACCATGACTGCTTTTAAACTTGGAAAATACATCTCAGCCAACCTCAACACCCTGCTGATTTACGATAAAGACATTATGATCAAAGATGAAAACGGGATTGAAAAAGACCGTGTTCAGCTGAAGGAGCTTTTCGGCCTGGGGTTTTCTTACAAGTTTTAGGTTTAACGAAGAAGGTGGCTGAAAAACAAGCCCTGATATAAATGTTGTATCTTTGCAAACTTATTTTTCGTTTTATACGGTTTAATAATAATCTATGAAAGAATTCAGGTTGCTGGCCATTTCTCCTGTTGACGGAAGATATGCAGGCAAAGTGGTCGAATTACAGGCTTTTTTCTCGGAATTTGCCCTGATAAAATACAGGATTTTTGTCGAGATTGAGTATTTTATTGCACTGTGTAATTTTCTGGATGAGTTATCTGGCTTTAATAAAAAAGATTTTCCGGTTCTCAGAAAAATCCATGAAGAATTCAGTCTTCAGGATGCCATGCGGATAAAGGAAATTGAGACGGTTACCAACCATGATGTCAAAGCAGTAGAATATTTTCTGAAAGAAAAATTTGAACAACACAACTGGAAAAGTTTTAAAGAATATATCCACTTCGGGCTCACCAGCCAGGATATCAATAACACGGCAGTTCCCCTCCTGCTGAAAGATTTTACTTTTCAGTTTTATATGCCCACACTGACCAATATTATCAATGAGTTGGAAAGCCGTGCCAGAGAATGGCAACTGGTACCCATGCTGGCACGTACACACGGTCAGCCGGCCAGCCCTACCCTTCTGGGCAAAGAAATAATGGTTTTTGTTGAAAGGCTTAACGAACAGCTCAGACAACTTTCCCACCTGCCTTTCAAAGCTAAATTCGGAGGAGCAACCGGCAATTTTAACGCTCATTTTGCTGCATTTCCCGATAGCGACTGGATTAATTTCGCCAACAACCTTCTAAAAAAATTTGGTCTTGAACGCCAGCAATATACTACCCAGATAGAACATTACGACAATCTGTCTTCTTTGTTTGACAACCTGAAGAGAATCAACACCATACTGATAGACTTTTGCCGCGATGTCTGGCTGTATATTTCCTTTGATTATTTTACGCAAAAAATCGTTTCCAGCGAAGTCGGGTCATCGGCCATGCCTCACAAAGTCAATCCGATAGATTTTGAAAATGCCGAAGGGAACCTTGGTGCCGCCAACGCCATGTTCAACTTTTTGTCTGAAAAATTACCGGTCAGCCGTCTCCAACGCGACCTCACCGACAGTACTGTTTCGCGGAATATCGGGGTTCCGTTGGCTCACACCATTATCGCTTTTAAATCAATTGAAAAAGGATTATCAAGGCTTCAGCTGAATGCAGAAAAAATAAAACAAGACCTTGAAAATAACTGGATAGTGGTTTCGGAAGCTATTCAGACCGTATTACGTAAGGCGGGCTATCCTCACCCTTATGAAGCTTTGAAATCACTAACCCGTAAACATCAGAAACCGGGGAAGGCCGAACTCCATCAGTTCATTGATTCCCTTGATATTGACGATGAGCTGAAAGCCTATCTTAAAAGTATCACTCCGTTTAATTATACAGGAAAAATTATCGATTTTTCAGAACGGTAGTGCCAAGCATCCGGCTAAAAACTTTTGCTCCCTGATTATTCAGGTGGTCTGCATTAAAGAAATATTCATTTCTGCCTTTAAAATAGTCGCTGAAATCGTAAAATTCAACATTTTTTTCTGAAGCTAAAAGTTTTTTAATCAACATATCACTTTCTTTCCTGACTTCTTCCGGTATCAATTCGTTATAATATTGACATACAGGCATATAAATCATTATGACCTGTATATTTTTTTCCGAAGCTGACTGAATTAATTGCTGAAGAAATCTGAAATTTTTTTTGATTATTTTCCTGTCAGAATGCTGTAAAATCCTCTTTAATGTGGTTTCTGCATCTCTTTTTAATTCCGCAGCATTCATTTTTCCTATCGCTAAACGCTGCCCGTCATCCATCAGATATTGCCCCTCTCCTCCCGATGTTGGTGCTTGTTCCCGCTTATACACTCTGATTTCTTTTTTCTCTATATCTCTGTCTATCAAGTCATTAAAAAATCTTCCCCTGTTCAGCCAAAAAACAGAAGCATTGAGCCAGAACTGAAAATCGAATCCCCTGCGTGGCCAGATACCCAAAGAGAAAAAATAATCTTTTACAAAATAAGGAGACGAATTCTGCTCATCATAGCGGAATATAAAAGGATCAATTGCCAGAACGATAACCTTGATTCTTTCAAGTTTTGGCAAATATTTTTTTATTGTCTGACTGGTGAAATACAAATCCTGAGCACTATATGCCAGATTAAATGAGGGAATATTTAGTTGTGAAGGATCAATTCCCTTTTCTGCATGGGAGTGTCCGGTGATAAGGCAAACCGTCTTATCAGCTTTTTTTTCAAAACAGGCATATTTCAAAGGTAAATCGGAGTGACCAGGATAAATCTGACGGGCTGTCATTTCTAAAACCAACAGAAAGGTAATTGGTATCAGACTGAAAATCAATATTTTTTTCCAATAACTCATCAAAACTGAAAATAAATGAATTCAATATTGCCAAAATATCCTGTCATAAAAATAAAAGCCAGCAACAGATAGAAAAATCCCCAGCGAAGCCAAATCTTTTTGCCGGAAAGAAAGCTTTCAGGACTAATGTTTTTTCCGCTGTTTTCGAAAAAAATCAGCAATGCCAAACCAGCTAAACCTCCCATAAAATATTGTTGCATCGGAATTTCCGGAAACGTAGCAGCTCCCCATTCTGAAAATATACCCTTAATCATCCATATTGCCTCCTTCAGATTGTCTGCCCTGAAAAAGATAAAGGCAAATACCACGAAAGAGAATGTCAACATTCTTGATAAAATCGTATAAATATTTGATTTTCTGTTTATCCCGATTTTTTTCAGAAATTTAATCCTTATTTTTTTGGTTGAAAATTCAATGATTAAGCAGAGCCCGTGCAGTAAACCCCAAATTACAAAAGTATAATCGGCTCCATGCCACAAACCGGTTAGGAAGAAGGTAAACAGAATGGTAACAGAATACACCATCACATTATTCAGGAAGGAATATCCGTTCAACCACTTCCACTTTGAGACCTTCCATGCCAAAGGAAGGAATACATAATCACGGAACCACGAAGACAGGGAAATATGCCATCTTTTCCAGAAATCAGAAACTGAAACAGCTGAAAAAGGAAGGTTAAAATTCTGGATCAGCCTTATACCCAAAAGTCTTGCACTCCCGACTGCCATGTCGCTATATGCTGAAAAATCACAATAAATCTGAATGGTAAAAAGGACAGCTGCCACCAGGTAATGAAAACCATTATAAATTGAAGGATTCTGAAAGACTTCATTAACCCACATCGACAGGTTATCGGCAATAACAACTTTTTTAAAAAGTCCGTAAATCAGGTATTTCACTCCTGCAGAAACATCAGCCATGTTAATGATTGTCTGAGATTTTTTTAACTGAGGAATGAGTCTGGAGGCTCTTTCAATCGGGCCGGCTACGAGTTGAGGGAAAAAAGATATAAACAGTGCGAAATGTCCGAAATGTTTTTCAGCGGTTAATTGCCTGCGATACACATCGATCAGGTAAGCAAGTGCCTGAAAAGTATAAAATGAAATTCCGACCGGAAGCAGGATATTCAAAGAATGGCTGACTTTAATAATTTTCAGGTCTGATAGGATAGTCTGAAAAAATCCGGCATATTTAAAAACAGCGAGAATGCTCAGATTTACAAGAATTCCGACCCAAAGCCAGCATTTTCGCCATGGTTGGCGGTTTTCTTTTTCAACCAACCGGGCAGTTAAGTAAACAATAAGCGTAGTAAGCAGAATCAGGAGTAAAAAAGCAGGTTCCCAACAGGCATAAAAGAAGTAACTCGCTACGAGCAACAACATCCAGCGGTACCTGACAGGAAGGCTGTAGAAAAGAATAACAACTACCGGTAGAAAGACGAAATATGATAATGTATTGAAAAGCACGGGCGAATTTAAAGCGGCAAATTTATACCAATTTGAATGAGTAATTAGTCTGATCAGTTAGTGAGATACGAGTTCAGGTTGATGATTTAAGTATTCCGCATTTATACTGCCTACTGAGGACTGCCTGGTGCATATTCTCATTTTCCGCCTTCCATATTCCGCTTCCCGCATTTATACTGCATACTGAGGACTGCCTGGTGCCTACTTATTTATATGCCTGTCAGAAACTACCAGTCGTTGTCCTTTTTCTGAGTGCCGGTTTGCATGTAAGATTTAAGATTATCAATTATTTTCGTGATTTCGGCATTCAGGTTTGCATAGCGTTCCAGTGCATTTTCCTTTTTACATTTGTTGGGATCCATCCAGACTTCGATACCGGGAGAAGTACTTCCCTGATAAGACCGGAAATTGCGGAAAACATATTTATAACGTCCGTCTTTTACATAAATCTCGATGTTGTAGTCGATGACCACATCCACCACCTTGTTTTTCTTTTCCATTCTGAAAAGGGTAATCCTGTCTTTTAAACGGATAAGTCCTTCGTCCTGATTTTTTTCAGTGATTTTTGAAGCTCCTGCTGTAAAATAAGAATTGATCCATTCAATGGCCCTTGCGTATAACTGATCTTTTGTCAATCCGCTTTGCTGTACTACTTCTTCATAAACGACAGCTTTCTGATCTTCCTGGTAAGGAACACCCCATTCGTTTTGTGCTTTCAGGCTGAAAACCAGCACCATATTACACACAATAACGAAAAGAATTCTATTCATTTTCCGCATGCAACTGTTTTTTGATTTCCGCTAACTGCTGCAAAAATTTAACCGAACAAGCCTTTAACATTTCAGCCACTTCATTCAC
Proteins encoded in this window:
- a CDS encoding DUF3078 domain-containing protein, whose protein sequence is MKKTAIILLSLFTVTGLKAEKPDSLKYWKTGGMGSLLFSQLSLTNWAAGGQNSISFNSFFNLFSNYKKEKTTWDNTFDIAYGITKQNGLPSRKADDRIELNSKYGQYAFKHWYYSGLLQLKSQMAYGYKYPNDSVRISSFMAPGYLSVAIGMDFKPSAKFTLFISPLTGKGTFVIDTFLSNKGLFGVDAGKKFRGEFGGFIKSMFKYEITKNITFQTKIDLFSNYLKEPQAIDVNWETMTAFKLGKYISANLNTLLIYDKDIMIKDENGIEKDRVQLKELFGLGFSYKF
- the purB gene encoding adenylosuccinate lyase encodes the protein MKEFRLLAISPVDGRYAGKVVELQAFFSEFALIKYRIFVEIEYFIALCNFLDELSGFNKKDFPVLRKIHEEFSLQDAMRIKEIETVTNHDVKAVEYFLKEKFEQHNWKSFKEYIHFGLTSQDINNTAVPLLLKDFTFQFYMPTLTNIINELESRAREWQLVPMLARTHGQPASPTLLGKEIMVFVERLNEQLRQLSHLPFKAKFGGATGNFNAHFAAFPDSDWINFANNLLKKFGLERQQYTTQIEHYDNLSSLFDNLKRINTILIDFCRDVWLYISFDYFTQKIVSSEVGSSAMPHKVNPIDFENAEGNLGAANAMFNFLSEKLPVSRLQRDLTDSTVSRNIGVPLAHTIIAFKSIEKGLSRLQLNAEKIKQDLENNWIVVSEAIQTVLRKAGYPHPYEALKSLTRKHQKPGKAELHQFIDSLDIDDELKAYLKSITPFNYTGKIIDFSER
- a CDS encoding MBOAT family protein; protein product: MLFNTLSYFVFLPVVVILFYSLPVRYRWMLLLVASYFFYACWEPAFLLLILLTTLIVYLTARLVEKENRQPWRKCWLWVGILVNLSILAVFKYAGFFQTILSDLKIIKVSHSLNILLPVGISFYTFQALAYLIDVYRRQLTAEKHFGHFALFISFFPQLVAGPIERASRLIPQLKKSQTIINMADVSAGVKYLIYGLFKKVVIADNLSMWVNEVFQNPSIYNGFHYLVAAVLFTIQIYCDFSAYSDMAVGSARLLGIRLIQNFNLPFSAVSVSDFWKRWHISLSSWFRDYVFLPLAWKVSKWKWLNGYSFLNNVMVYSVTILFTFFLTGLWHGADYTFVIWGLLHGLCLIIEFSTKKIRIKFLKKIGINRKSNIYTILSRMLTFSFVVFAFIFFRADNLKEAIWMIKGIFSEWGAATFPEIPMQQYFMGGLAGLALLIFFENSGKNISPESFLSGKKIWLRWGFFYLLLAFIFMTGYFGNIEFIYFQF
- a CDS encoding DUF4468 domain-containing protein codes for the protein MNRILFVIVCNMVLVFSLKAQNEWGVPYQEDQKAVVYEEVVQQSGLTKDQLYARAIEWINSYFTAGASKITEKNQDEGLIRLKDRITLFRMEKKNKVVDVVIDYNIEIYVKDGRYKYVFRNFRSYQGSTSPGIEVWMDPNKCKKENALERYANLNAEITKIIDNLKSYMQTGTQKKDNDW